One Microbacterium sp. zg-B96 genomic region harbors:
- a CDS encoding ROK family glucokinase has product MLKVGIDIGGTKIAGGVVDDDGTVIEQLRVDTPLDTEALADAVSDMAHHFAQTHDVVAVGVAAAGFIDKSRSVVIHAPNIAWRNEPLRANLERRIGRPVTIENDANAAGWGEYRFGAGRGVGDMVMLTLGTGVGGAIITAGELAHGGHGIAGELGHTRFMRDGRLCGCGQSGCLEQYASGRALQREAGDIADRGGIGAALAQVRAEKGAIPGPAISRLILAGDPGAIEALRRVATALGESCGGFQAVLDPEVFVIGGGVAQLGETLLEPVRIAYETSLPGYGDRPVADFVIAQLGNDAGMIGVADLAGRSV; this is encoded by the coding sequence GTGCTCAAGGTCGGGATCGACATCGGTGGAACGAAGATCGCCGGGGGCGTCGTCGATGACGACGGTACGGTGATCGAGCAGCTGCGGGTGGACACCCCCCTGGACACCGAGGCACTTGCCGATGCCGTCTCCGACATGGCGCACCACTTCGCGCAGACCCACGATGTGGTCGCGGTCGGCGTCGCCGCCGCCGGGTTCATCGACAAGTCGCGCTCGGTGGTCATCCACGCTCCCAACATCGCGTGGCGCAACGAACCGCTGCGCGCGAACCTGGAGCGACGCATCGGCCGGCCGGTGACGATCGAGAACGACGCCAACGCCGCCGGCTGGGGCGAGTACCGCTTCGGCGCGGGCCGCGGCGTCGGCGACATGGTCATGCTGACCCTCGGCACCGGCGTGGGCGGTGCGATCATCACGGCGGGCGAACTGGCTCACGGCGGCCACGGCATCGCCGGCGAGCTCGGGCACACCCGCTTCATGCGCGACGGGCGGCTGTGCGGCTGCGGCCAGAGCGGATGCCTCGAGCAGTATGCATCCGGTCGGGCGCTGCAGCGCGAAGCCGGCGACATCGCCGACCGCGGTGGCATCGGCGCGGCGCTGGCGCAGGTCCGTGCCGAGAAGGGCGCGATCCCTGGTCCGGCGATCTCCCGCCTGATCCTCGCCGGTGACCCCGGTGCGATCGAGGCCCTCCGTCGCGTCGCGACCGCGCTGGGTGAGTCGTGCGGCGGCTTCCAGGCGGTGCTCGATCCGGAGGTGTTCGTCATCGGCGGGGGAGTGGCGCAACTGGGCGAGACGCTGCTCGAGCCGGTGCGCATCGCGTACGAGACGTCACTGCCCGGGTACGGCGACCGGCCCGTCGCCGACTTCGTCATCGCCCAACTCGGCAACGATGCCGGCATGATCGGCGTCGCCGACCTCGCGGGGCGGAGCGTGTAG
- a CDS encoding DUF3040 domain-containing protein: MPLSEQEQRLLDEMERHLMRNDADVVSAPRDGRTLSYRNIVYGTVLVLLGLGGLIAGVSTGFVAIGVIAFIVMLGGVVLAVTPTRGAGRAPASGNRPRPTAPPSSTSFMDRMNDRWDRRQDGR; the protein is encoded by the coding sequence ATGCCACTGTCCGAACAGGAGCAGCGCCTGCTCGATGAGATGGAACGCCATCTCATGCGAAACGACGCAGACGTGGTGAGCGCGCCCCGCGATGGGCGGACGCTCAGCTACCGCAACATCGTCTACGGCACGGTTCTCGTGCTCCTCGGCCTTGGCGGTCTCATCGCTGGGGTATCGACGGGCTTCGTCGCCATCGGCGTCATCGCGTTCATCGTGATGCTGGGCGGAGTGGTGCTCGCGGTCACACCGACCCGCGGAGCCGGTCGCGCACCTGCCAGCGGCAACCGCCCGCGCCCGACCGCTCCACCTTCCTCCACTTCCTTCATGGATCGCATGAACGATCGCTGGGATCGCCGCCAAGACGGCCGCTGA
- a CDS encoding Rv2175c family DNA-binding protein: MTGDTTPSRTETAWLTLPELVEVLGEPLGRVRRLIDEYHLVASRRTGKLAVPEVFIVDGHPLSSLRGTVIVLHDAGLSDDEAIDWLLDYEDSIGLAPIEALRQGRKSEVRRVALTVD; encoded by the coding sequence GTGACCGGCGACACCACCCCTTCGCGTACCGAGACCGCCTGGCTGACACTGCCCGAACTCGTCGAGGTTCTCGGCGAGCCGCTGGGCCGGGTGCGGCGCTTGATCGACGAGTACCACCTCGTCGCCTCCCGACGCACCGGCAAGCTGGCCGTTCCGGAGGTGTTCATCGTCGACGGGCACCCGCTGTCGTCGCTGCGCGGCACGGTCATCGTCCTGCACGACGCCGGCCTGAGCGACGACGAGGCTATCGACTGGCTGCTGGACTACGAGGACTCGATCGGCCTGGCGCCCATCGAAGCGCTGCGGCAGGGTCGCAAGAGCGAAGTTCGTCGCGTCGCGCTGACCGTCGACTGA
- a CDS encoding lysophospholipid acyltransferase family protein — protein MFYWLMKYIVVGPFVKAIFRPWIVGRANIPAEGAAILASNHLSVSDSVFLPLMIDRRMSFLAKSDYFTGKGIKGWATRMFMKGTGQIPIDRTGGKASEASLNTGLQVLGRGDLLGVYPEGTRSPDGKLYRGRTGLARMALEAHVPVVPVVMVDTDTVMPIGRSIPRVGRVGMVIGEPLDFSRFRGMESDRYVLRSVTDEIMVALQRLGEQRYDDVYASTVKDRAASS, from the coding sequence GTGTTCTACTGGCTGATGAAGTACATCGTGGTCGGTCCGTTCGTCAAGGCGATCTTCCGGCCGTGGATCGTCGGGCGGGCGAACATCCCCGCCGAGGGGGCGGCGATCCTCGCCAGCAACCATCTCTCGGTGAGCGACTCGGTGTTCCTGCCGCTCATGATCGACCGGCGCATGTCCTTCCTCGCCAAGAGTGACTACTTCACCGGCAAGGGCATCAAGGGGTGGGCGACCCGGATGTTCATGAAGGGCACCGGTCAGATCCCCATCGACCGCACCGGAGGCAAGGCGTCCGAGGCATCCCTCAACACCGGACTGCAGGTGCTCGGCCGCGGCGACCTGCTGGGCGTCTACCCGGAGGGCACCCGCAGCCCTGACGGCAAGCTCTACCGGGGTCGCACGGGGCTTGCCCGCATGGCGCTGGAGGCGCACGTCCCGGTCGTGCCCGTCGTGATGGTCGACACCGACACGGTCATGCCCATCGGGCGCAGCATCCCGCGTGTGGGGCGAGTGGGGATGGTGATCGGCGAGCCGCTGGATTTCTCCCGCTTCCGCGGGATGGAAAGCGATCGCTACGTGCTGCGGTCGGTGACCGACGAGATCATGGTCGCCCTGCAGCGGCTGGGCGAGCAGCGATACGACGATGTCTACGCCTCGACGGTGAAGGACCGCGCCGCCTCGTCCTGA
- a CDS encoding class II 3-deoxy-7-phosphoheptulonate synthase yields the protein MLQQTDPLDTWRGLPIKQQPLWNDPDAVAAVSSEIATLPPLVFAGEVDILRERLARAASGQAFLLQGGDCAETFAGATAEQIRNRIKTVLQMAVVLTYGASMPVVKMGRMAGQFAKPRSSDTETRGDVTLPAYRGDIVNGYDFTAGSRQPDPQRLLKGYHTAASTLNLIRAFTQGGFADLREVHSWNKGFAATPANQRYERMAGEIDRAIRFMEAAGADFDELRRVEFYTGHEGLLMDYERPMTRIDSRTGTPYNTSAHFVWIGERTRDLDGAHVEYFSKIRNPIGVKLGPTTSTDTALKLIDKLDPEREPGRLTFITRMGAGKIRDALPPLLQAVKDSGATPLWVTDPMHGNGITTPTGYKTRRFDDVVDEVRGFFDAHRAVGTFPGGIHVELTGDDVTECLGGSEKIDEATLATRYESLCDPRLNHMQSLELAFLVAEELAKL from the coding sequence ATGCTCCAGCAGACCGACCCCCTCGACACGTGGCGTGGGTTGCCCATCAAGCAGCAGCCCCTATGGAACGATCCGGATGCCGTCGCCGCCGTCTCCAGCGAGATCGCGACGCTGCCCCCGCTCGTCTTCGCCGGTGAGGTCGACATCCTGCGGGAGCGGCTCGCCCGCGCCGCATCCGGCCAGGCCTTCCTGCTGCAGGGAGGCGACTGCGCCGAGACGTTTGCCGGTGCCACCGCGGAGCAGATCCGCAACCGCATCAAGACCGTGCTGCAGATGGCGGTCGTGCTCACGTACGGCGCGTCGATGCCGGTCGTGAAGATGGGCCGCATGGCGGGCCAGTTCGCCAAGCCGCGCTCCAGCGACACCGAGACGCGCGGCGACGTGACGCTGCCGGCGTACCGCGGCGACATCGTCAACGGCTACGACTTCACCGCCGGATCCCGCCAGCCCGACCCGCAGCGACTGCTGAAGGGTTACCACACCGCGGCATCCACCCTCAATCTCATCCGCGCGTTCACCCAGGGTGGCTTCGCCGACCTGCGTGAGGTGCACAGCTGGAACAAGGGGTTCGCCGCGACCCCCGCCAACCAGCGGTACGAGCGCATGGCGGGCGAGATCGACCGGGCCATCCGCTTCATGGAAGCCGCGGGCGCCGACTTCGACGAGCTGCGCCGCGTGGAGTTCTACACCGGCCACGAGGGCCTGCTGATGGACTACGAGCGGCCGATGACGCGCATCGACTCGCGCACCGGCACGCCGTACAACACCTCCGCGCACTTCGTGTGGATCGGGGAGCGAACGCGCGATCTGGACGGTGCGCACGTCGAGTACTTCTCGAAGATCCGCAACCCCATCGGGGTCAAGCTCGGACCGACGACCTCGACCGACACCGCGCTGAAACTCATCGACAAGCTCGACCCCGAGCGGGAGCCGGGACGCCTCACGTTCATCACGCGCATGGGTGCGGGCAAGATCCGCGACGCGCTGCCGCCGCTGCTTCAGGCCGTGAAGGACTCCGGCGCGACCCCGCTGTGGGTGACCGACCCGATGCACGGCAACGGCATCACGACCCCGACCGGGTACAAGACGCGTCGCTTCGACGACGTCGTGGACGAGGTGCGCGGGTTCTTCGACGCCCACCGCGCGGTGGGGACGTTCCCCGGCGGCATCCACGTCGAACTCACCGGCGACGACGTGACCGAGTGCCTGGGCGGGTCGGAGAAGATCGACGAGGCCACCCTCGCCACCCGCTACGAGTCGCTGTGCGACCCGCGCCTGAACCACATGCAGAGCCTCGAGCTGGCCTTCCTCGTCGCCGAGGAGCTCGCGAAGCTCTGA
- a CDS encoding AMP-dependent synthetase/ligase — translation MVQFEVPAIVPADPQANISDLLAERVKATPDLALFAVPENGGWRDITAIEFEREVIRLAKGFVSAGIEPGDKVGFLARTTYAWTLVDFALFYTGAVMVPIYETSSPAQIQWNLTDSGAIACIVESEEHVARLAEVQGQLPLVRSTWSIAAGDLDTLRTEGVPVPDEEIQRRRNLANGADIATLIYTSGSTGRPKGCVLTHSNFVELTRNSAKALQEVVSSPGASTLLFITTAHVFARFISILNVHAGVKTGHEPDTRQLLSALGSFKPTFLLAVPRVFEKVYNSAEQKAEAGGKGKIFRAAAKAAVEHSSLLQDGKKVPLGLKVKFRVFDKLVYGKLRTAMGGRVVYAVSGSAPLGHRLGHFFHSLGVTILEGYGLTETTAPATVNLANKSKIGTVGPVLPGVGVRLSEDGEIAVRGINVFKEYWRNPEATAEAFDDGWFKTGDIGSFDDDGFLTITGRKKEILVTAGGKNVAPAALEDPIRANPIIGQVVVVGDQKPFIAALVTLDAEMLPTWLANNNLPADLSLTDAAKDPKVRAEVQKAVDVANSQVSRAESIRKFTILTSEWTEASGHLTPKLSIKRNVIMQDFAADVEELYSVPVATTNVPLG, via the coding sequence GTGGTTCAATTCGAAGTACCCGCGATCGTCCCCGCCGATCCGCAGGCCAACATCAGCGATCTGCTCGCCGAGCGAGTCAAGGCCACCCCCGATCTCGCCCTGTTCGCGGTGCCCGAGAACGGCGGCTGGCGCGACATCACCGCCATCGAGTTCGAGCGCGAGGTCATCCGCCTGGCGAAGGGCTTCGTCTCCGCGGGCATCGAGCCCGGCGACAAGGTGGGCTTCCTCGCACGCACCACGTACGCGTGGACGCTCGTCGACTTCGCGCTGTTCTATACCGGCGCTGTCATGGTGCCGATCTACGAGACCAGCTCCCCCGCGCAGATCCAGTGGAACCTCACCGACTCCGGCGCGATCGCGTGCATCGTCGAGTCCGAGGAGCATGTCGCGCGCCTCGCCGAGGTGCAGGGCCAGCTGCCGCTGGTGCGCAGCACCTGGTCGATCGCGGCCGGCGACCTGGACACCCTGCGCACCGAGGGCGTGCCGGTGCCCGACGAGGAGATCCAGCGCCGCCGGAACCTCGCCAACGGCGCCGACATCGCCACCCTCATCTACACGTCCGGCTCGACCGGACGCCCGAAGGGGTGCGTGCTCACGCACAGCAACTTCGTCGAGCTCACCCGCAACTCCGCCAAGGCGCTGCAGGAGGTCGTCTCCTCCCCGGGGGCCTCGACGCTGCTGTTCATCACCACCGCGCACGTGTTCGCGCGGTTCATCTCGATCCTCAACGTGCACGCCGGTGTGAAGACCGGCCACGAGCCCGACACGCGGCAGCTGCTCAGCGCGCTGGGCAGCTTCAAGCCCACGTTCCTGCTGGCCGTGCCCCGCGTGTTCGAGAAGGTCTACAACTCCGCCGAGCAGAAGGCCGAAGCCGGCGGCAAGGGCAAGATCTTCCGCGCCGCCGCCAAGGCAGCGGTGGAGCACTCGTCGCTGCTGCAGGACGGCAAGAAGGTGCCGCTGGGCCTGAAGGTCAAGTTCCGCGTATTCGACAAGCTCGTCTACGGCAAGCTGCGCACCGCCATGGGCGGCCGCGTGGTCTACGCCGTCTCGGGCTCCGCTCCGCTGGGGCACCGACTGGGCCACTTCTTCCACAGCCTGGGTGTGACGATCCTCGAAGGCTACGGCCTCACCGAGACGACTGCTCCGGCGACGGTGAACCTGGCGAACAAGTCGAAGATCGGCACGGTGGGCCCGGTGCTGCCGGGAGTCGGCGTCCGTCTCAGCGAAGACGGCGAGATCGCCGTGCGCGGCATCAACGTCTTCAAGGAGTACTGGCGCAACCCCGAGGCGACCGCGGAAGCGTTCGACGACGGCTGGTTCAAGACCGGCGACATCGGCTCGTTCGACGACGACGGCTTCCTCACGATCACCGGCCGCAAGAAGGAGATCCTCGTCACCGCCGGCGGCAAGAACGTCGCACCGGCGGCGCTGGAGGACCCCATCCGCGCGAACCCGATCATCGGGCAGGTGGTCGTCGTAGGTGATCAGAAGCCGTTCATCGCCGCGCTGGTCACGCTGGACGCGGAGATGCTGCCCACGTGGCTGGCGAACAACAATCTGCCCGCCGACCTGTCGCTGACGGATGCCGCGAAGGACCCGAAGGTGCGCGCCGAGGTGCAGAAGGCCGTCGACGTCGCGAATTCACAGGTCTCGCGCGCGGAGTCGATCCGCAAGTTCACGATCCTCACCTCGGAGTGGACCGAAGCCAGCGGCCACCTCACCCCGAAGCTGTCGATCAAGCGCAACGTGATCATGCAGGACTTCGCCGCCGACGTCGAGGAGCTCTACAGCGTCCCCGTCGCCACGACGAACGTCCCGCTGGGCTGA
- the pknB gene encoding Stk1 family PASTA domain-containing Ser/Thr kinase yields the protein MSTSQQTDPLIGRLVDGRYRVRARIARGGMATVYVATDLRLERRIALKVMHGHLSDDSIFQSRFIQEARAAARLADPHVVNVFDQGQDGDMAYLVMEYLPGITLRELLREQRRLTVPQTITIMDAVLSGLAAAHRAHIVHRDVKPENVLLAEDGRIKIGDFGLARATTANTATGQMLLGTIAYLAPELVTRGSADARSDIYALGIMLYEMLTGEQPYKGEQPMQIAYQHATDSVPRPSAKNPGVPEPLDELVLWATERNPDERPDDARVMLDRLREIERDLGVSPQVVRTAPVGVLPEDDGMDSGEVTKVLPGAFTAPTVTPEVDNTTRLRRRTKRNATKGGWIIAAVLLLAGLAAGVGWWFGSGPGSQVAVPGVAGLSFAEAEAQLAELTLQAVEQGENNLEVPAGEVIRTDPPEGSRLDQDETVTVFVSLGPAEVSLNALAGMSEAQAREYLEQNIVNVPEEAAREFRDDVERDVVIAASVTPRASGDPIDCTSGCTVHADDSASLLVSAGAVPDVSDTTVESATRTLDEVGLLVASDTIGEWSSDIDKGRVIGIAGTDGPLRPGDTVTLVVSDGPELFEIPDVTGMTREAAAGTLRDAGFEPSYQAFWNAVPDGLTEVTDMSPGAGEWYPRGTRVDLTMNLTG from the coding sequence GTGAGCACGAGCCAGCAGACGGACCCGCTGATCGGCCGTCTGGTCGACGGCCGGTACCGCGTGCGCGCTCGCATCGCCCGTGGCGGCATGGCCACGGTGTACGTCGCGACCGATCTCCGCCTCGAGCGGCGCATCGCCCTGAAGGTGATGCACGGGCATCTTTCCGACGATTCGATCTTCCAGAGCCGGTTCATCCAGGAGGCCCGCGCGGCCGCCCGCCTGGCCGACCCGCACGTGGTGAACGTGTTCGACCAGGGCCAGGACGGCGACATGGCGTACCTCGTCATGGAGTACCTGCCGGGCATCACGCTGCGGGAGCTCCTGCGCGAGCAGCGCCGCCTGACGGTGCCGCAGACCATCACGATCATGGATGCCGTCCTGTCGGGGCTGGCTGCGGCTCACCGCGCCCACATCGTGCACCGCGACGTGAAGCCCGAGAACGTGCTGCTGGCCGAGGACGGTCGCATCAAGATCGGCGACTTCGGCCTTGCCCGCGCCACGACGGCAAACACCGCGACCGGCCAGATGCTGCTGGGCACGATCGCCTACCTCGCGCCGGAGCTGGTCACCCGCGGCAGCGCCGACGCCCGCAGCGACATCTATGCGCTCGGCATCATGCTCTACGAGATGCTCACCGGCGAGCAGCCCTACAAGGGCGAGCAGCCGATGCAGATCGCCTACCAGCACGCCACCGACTCGGTGCCGCGCCCCAGCGCCAAGAACCCCGGAGTGCCCGAGCCGCTGGACGAACTCGTCCTGTGGGCCACCGAACGCAATCCCGACGAGCGTCCCGACGACGCCCGGGTGATGCTCGACCGGCTGCGCGAGATCGAACGCGACCTGGGCGTGAGCCCGCAGGTCGTGCGCACCGCGCCGGTGGGAGTGCTGCCCGAGGACGACGGCATGGACTCCGGCGAGGTGACGAAGGTGCTGCCGGGTGCCTTCACGGCGCCCACGGTCACCCCCGAGGTCGACAACACCACGCGGCTGCGCCGCCGCACCAAGCGCAACGCCACCAAGGGCGGCTGGATCATCGCCGCCGTCCTGCTGCTGGCAGGACTCGCCGCCGGCGTGGGTTGGTGGTTCGGGTCAGGTCCCGGGTCGCAGGTGGCCGTGCCAGGCGTGGCGGGGCTCTCCTTCGCCGAGGCCGAGGCGCAACTGGCGGAGCTGACCCTGCAGGCCGTGGAGCAGGGCGAGAACAACCTCGAGGTGCCCGCCGGAGAGGTGATCCGCACGGATCCCCCCGAGGGCTCCCGCCTCGACCAGGACGAGACGGTGACTGTCTTCGTCTCCCTCGGCCCCGCCGAGGTGTCGCTCAACGCGCTGGCCGGCATGTCCGAGGCGCAGGCGCGCGAGTACCTCGAGCAGAACATCGTCAATGTGCCGGAGGAAGCAGCGCGCGAATTCCGCGACGACGTCGAGCGGGACGTGGTCATCGCGGCATCCGTCACGCCACGCGCCAGCGGGGATCCCATCGACTGCACTTCGGGCTGCACGGTGCACGCCGATGACAGCGCGAGCCTGCTGGTGTCGGCGGGCGCCGTGCCGGACGTGAGCGACACCACGGTGGAGTCGGCCACGCGCACGCTCGACGAGGTCGGGCTGCTCGTGGCATCCGACACCATCGGCGAGTGGAGCAGTGACATCGACAAGGGCCGGGTCATCGGCATCGCCGGCACCGACGGTCCGCTGCGACCCGGCGACACCGTGACCCTCGTGGTCTCGGACGGCCCGGAGCTGTTCGAGATCCCCGACGTCACCGGAATGACCCGCGAGGCCGCGGCCGGCACGCTCCGCGATGCCGGGTTCGAGCCCAGCTACCAGGCGTTCTGGAACGCCGTGCCGGACGGGCTGACCGAGGTCACCGACATGTCGCCCGGGGCCGGCGAGTGGTACCCGCGCGGGACGCGCGTGGACCTCACGATGAACCTCACGGGCTGA
- a CDS encoding LysM peptidoglycan-binding domain-containing protein gives MRSPHAFATARAAAHTLAPASRPRSATSFAKNWPAAVAGSVALLLASAPAAHAAEPQRGAAGMQPTAQQGRSAATHVAPASVTPPTTHVVEPGDTISAIAAAHGLRVAEVLALNGLSWSSVIQPGQTIQLAAAPAAAPPAAAPPAPAAAYTIAAGDTMSAIASRHGVATDALLAANGMDRSSIIYPGQSIALPGAGMELAASVAPAAPAPTPVVTAGSYQIAAGDTMTGVAGTHGVSLDALLAANGMDRSSIIYPGQSIAIPAATTAGLDAEQADNARTIIRIGRELGISDRGIAIALATGMVESWLRNLDWGDRDSLGVFQQRPSQGWGTAEQVRDLDRATRVFFGGAGDPNGDASRGLRDIAGWESLGFSDAAQAVQVSAYPERYGEWEDEAYAWLAALD, from the coding sequence ATGCGATCACCCCACGCATTCGCGACGGCACGAGCCGCCGCACACACCCTCGCGCCCGCCTCCAGGCCGAGGTCCGCAACATCGTTCGCAAAGAACTGGCCGGCCGCCGTGGCCGGTTCGGTGGCGCTGCTGCTGGCATCCGCGCCGGCAGCGCACGCCGCCGAGCCGCAGCGCGGCGCGGCAGGCATGCAGCCGACCGCACAGCAGGGCAGGAGCGCCGCCACGCACGTGGCGCCGGCATCCGTCACCCCGCCGACGACGCACGTCGTGGAGCCCGGTGACACGATCAGCGCGATCGCCGCCGCTCACGGCCTGCGCGTGGCCGAAGTGCTCGCGCTGAACGGCCTCTCCTGGTCGTCGGTCATCCAGCCCGGCCAGACGATCCAACTCGCGGCCGCTCCCGCTGCCGCTCCCCCGGCTGCAGCGCCTCCGGCGCCCGCCGCGGCGTACACGATCGCCGCGGGCGACACCATGAGCGCCATCGCGTCGCGTCACGGCGTGGCCACCGACGCGCTGCTGGCCGCCAACGGGATGGACCGGTCGTCGATCATCTACCCGGGCCAGAGCATCGCCCTTCCCGGCGCGGGCATGGAGCTCGCGGCATCCGTCGCCCCGGCAGCTCCCGCCCCGACTCCGGTCGTCACGGCCGGTTCCTACCAGATCGCCGCCGGCGACACGATGACCGGCGTCGCCGGGACCCACGGCGTGTCCTTGGATGCGCTCCTCGCCGCCAACGGCATGGATCGCTCGTCGATCATCTATCCCGGCCAGTCCATCGCGATCCCCGCCGCCACGACCGCCGGGCTCGACGCGGAGCAGGCCGACAACGCCCGCACGATCATCCGCATCGGCCGGGAACTGGGCATCTCGGACCGCGGCATCGCGATCGCGCTGGCCACCGGCATGGTCGAATCGTGGCTGCGCAACCTGGATTGGGGCGACCGCGATTCGCTGGGCGTGTTCCAGCAGCGGCCCAGCCAGGGCTGGGGCACTGCGGAGCAGGTCCGAGACCTCGACCGCGCGACCCGCGTGTTCTTCGGCGGCGCGGGCGACCCCAACGGCGACGCGAGCCGCGGCCTGCGCGATATCGCCGGGTGGGAGTCGCTCGGCTTCAGCGACGCCGCTCAAGCCGTGCAGGTCTCGGCCTATCCCGAACGCTACGGCGAGTGGGAAGACGAGGCGTACGCGTGGCTGGCGGCGCTGGACTGA
- the def gene encoding peptide deformylase: protein MSVRDIRLFGDPVLRSACAPINDIDDGVRALVRDLLETVALPGRAGVAANQIGVGLRAFSYNIDGDIGYILNPTLVEVSGDPVPMGEGCLSVPGLWHDAIRHPHAKVVGIDLDGNELVLEGDGLLAQALQHETDHLDGKLFLDRLTPEDRRTAMREVRESAWF, encoded by the coding sequence ATGAGCGTCCGCGACATCCGCCTGTTCGGCGACCCCGTGCTGCGGTCGGCGTGTGCGCCGATCAACGACATCGACGACGGCGTGCGCGCGCTGGTGCGTGATCTGCTCGAGACGGTCGCGCTGCCCGGCCGCGCCGGCGTGGCGGCGAACCAGATCGGCGTGGGCCTGCGCGCCTTCAGCTACAACATCGACGGCGACATCGGGTACATCCTCAATCCGACGCTGGTGGAGGTCTCCGGAGACCCGGTGCCGATGGGGGAGGGATGCCTGTCGGTTCCCGGCCTCTGGCATGACGCCATCCGGCATCCGCACGCGAAGGTCGTCGGCATAGACCTGGACGGCAACGAGCTGGTACTCGAGGGCGACGGGCTGCTCGCCCAGGCGCTGCAGCACGAGACCGATCACCTCGACGGCAAGCTCTTCCTTGACCGGCTCACCCCCGAGGACCGCCGCACCGCGATGCGCGAGGTCCGCGAGTCCGCGTGGTTCTGA
- a CDS encoding polyprenyl synthetase family protein yields MSPIPDPIEAVSQRLIAFFAEQRDVARAEGPEAISFVEAGARAVGGGKRLRARFCVTGWRAVAEAGGRRPGPVPPEVIAAAAALEIFQAAALVHDDLIDNSDTRRGRPSAHRALEAGHQDAGWIGDAATFGRSAAILLGDLLVAWSDDLLEGGLAGVADPARAATARRDYAVMRRDVTVGQFLDIAEEAAFRQSPDSEHAARALRVASLKSARYSVQQPLLMGAALAGADQEQRDALAAFGHPVGLAFQLRDDVLGVFGDAAVTGKPSGDDLREGKRTVLIAYARESLPAGARHTIDELVGDPLLDDDQVAALQRTIVESGALARVEKLIAGYAADADRALRGARLGDAAVGELRDLTRAATNRSS; encoded by the coding sequence GTGTCGCCCATCCCGGATCCCATCGAGGCTGTTTCACAGCGACTCATCGCATTCTTCGCAGAGCAGCGCGACGTCGCCCGAGCGGAGGGCCCCGAAGCGATCTCCTTCGTCGAAGCCGGCGCGCGCGCCGTCGGCGGCGGAAAGCGGTTGCGCGCCCGCTTCTGCGTGACCGGCTGGCGAGCCGTCGCCGAAGCCGGCGGCAGGCGCCCTGGCCCCGTCCCGCCGGAGGTCATCGCCGCCGCCGCCGCGCTGGAGATCTTCCAGGCCGCCGCCCTGGTGCACGACGACCTCATCGACAACTCCGACACCCGCCGCGGCCGGCCGTCTGCCCATCGGGCGCTGGAGGCAGGGCATCAGGATGCCGGCTGGATCGGCGATGCCGCGACGTTCGGCCGCTCAGCGGCGATCCTGCTGGGCGACCTGCTGGTGGCCTGGAGCGACGATCTGCTCGAAGGGGGCCTGGCCGGCGTCGCCGACCCCGCGCGCGCGGCGACCGCCCGCCGCGACTACGCCGTCATGCGGCGCGATGTCACGGTCGGCCAGTTCTTGGACATCGCCGAAGAGGCGGCCTTCCGGCAATCGCCCGACAGTGAGCACGCCGCCAGAGCGCTGCGGGTGGCATCCCTCAAATCCGCCCGCTACAGCGTGCAGCAGCCGCTGCTGATGGGGGCCGCTCTCGCCGGCGCCGACCAGGAGCAGCGCGACGCCCTCGCGGCCTTCGGGCACCCGGTGGGGCTGGCCTTCCAGCTGCGCGACGACGTGTTGGGCGTCTTCGGCGACGCCGCGGTCACCGGCAAGCCGTCGGGCGACGATCTGCGCGAGGGGAAGCGGACCGTGCTCATCGCGTACGCCCGGGAGTCCCTGCCCGCCGGTGCACGGCACACCATCGACGAACTCGTCGGCGATCCGCTCCTGGACGACGACCAGGTCGCCGCCCTGCAGCGCACGATCGTCGAATCCGGCGCGCTGGCACGGGTGGAGAAGCTCATCGCCGGCTATGCCGCCGACGCCGACCGCGCGCTGCGCGGGGCACGCCTCGGCGACGCCGCGGTGGGCGAGCTGCGCGATCTGACCCGCGCGGCGACTAACCGCTCGTCCTGA